From the genome of Pseudomonas sp. PDM14:
GGGCTTGGCTCACGGTCTTTCCTTGCGCGTCTGGTATCGATAAGAGGCGGCATTATGGCCGCTGTGAGGCGCTCTGCAAACCGCCGGGGCGCGCCTGTCCGCCATAGGCAAAGTGCGTATAATGCCGCGCCATGACTCGCTCCCGAACCCCGCGCAAAAGCGCCAAGCGCCGCTCCGGTGCTTCCCGTCCCTGGCTTGGCTGGGCTCTCAAACTCGCATTGGTGGGCCTGGTGGTCCTGGCCGGCTTCGCCGTGTACCTGGACGCCGTGGTGCAGGAGAAATTCTCCGGCAAGCGCTGGACCGTGCCGGCCAAGGTCTATGCCCGCCCACTTGAGCTGTTCGTCGGCCAGAAGCTGGCCAAGCAGGATTTCCTCACCGAACTGGATGCGCTGGGCTATCGCCGCGAAAGCGCGGCAGACGGCCCTGGCGCCTCGGTGGTCAACGGCAACCAGATCGACCTGCACACCCGTGGTTTCCAGTTCTATGAAGGTGCCGAGCCTGCGCAGCGGCTGCGGGTGCGCTTCTCCGGTGATTTCGTCGCCGGCCTGACCCAGGCCAACGGCAGCAAGCTGGACGTGGCACGCATGGAACCGTTGCTGATCGGCGGCCTGTACCCGGCGCATCACGAGGACCGCATTCTGATCAAGCTGGATCAGGTGCCGCCCTATCTGGTCGAAACCCTGGTGGCGGTGGAGGATCGCGAGTTCTTCAACCACTTCGGCGTGTCGCCCAAGGGCATTGCCCGCGCGGTGTGGATCAACGCCAGCACCGGCCAGCTGCGCCAGGGCGGCAGTACGCTGACCCAGCAGTTGGTGAAGAACTTCTACCTGACCAGTGAGCGCAGCCTCACCCGCAAGGCCACCGAGGCCATGATGGCGGTGCTGCTGGAGCTGCACTACGAGAAGACGGAAATCCTCGAGGCGTACCTCAACGAGGTGTTCCTCGGCCAGGACGGCCAGCGCGCGGTACATGGTTTCGGCCTGGCCAGCCAGTACTTCTTCAGCCAGCCGCTGGCCGAGCTCAAGCTGCATCAGGTAGCGCTGCTGGTCGGCATGGTCAAGGGGCCGACCTACTACAACCCGCGGCGCTTCCCGGAACGTGCCCTGGAACGGCGTAATCTGGTGCTCGGGCTGCTGGCGCAGCAGGGAATCGTCACCCAGGCCGAGGCCGAGGCGGCGCAGCAGAAACCGCTTGGCGTGACCAAGCGCGGCAGCCTGGCCGACAGTTCCTATCCGGCGTTCCTTGACCTGGTCAAACGCCAGCTACGCCAGGATTACCGCGACGAGGACCTCACCGAAG
Proteins encoded in this window:
- the mrcB gene encoding penicillin-binding protein 1B, with the protein product MTRSRTPRKSAKRRSGASRPWLGWALKLALVGLVVLAGFAVYLDAVVQEKFSGKRWTVPAKVYARPLELFVGQKLAKQDFLTELDALGYRRESAADGPGASVVNGNQIDLHTRGFQFYEGAEPAQRLRVRFSGDFVAGLTQANGSKLDVARMEPLLIGGLYPAHHEDRILIKLDQVPPYLVETLVAVEDREFFNHFGVSPKGIARAVWINASTGQLRQGGSTLTQQLVKNFYLTSERSLTRKATEAMMAVLLELHYEKTEILEAYLNEVFLGQDGQRAVHGFGLASQYFFSQPLAELKLHQVALLVGMVKGPTYYNPRRFPERALERRNLVLGLLAQQGIVTQAEAEAAQQKPLGVTKRGSLADSSYPAFLDLVKRQLRQDYRDEDLTEEGLRIFTSFDPILQLKSEAALSETLKRLGDRKGVDEVEAAMVVTNPENGEIQAMLGSRQPRFAGFNRALDAVRPIGSLIKPAVYLTALERPSQYTLTSWLTDEPFSVKGQDGQVWSPQNYDHKSHGTIYLYEGLANSYNLSTAKLGLELGVPNVLKTLSRLGVDREWPAYPSMLLGAGALSPMEVATVYQTLANGGFNTPLRGIRSVLTAEGQPLKRYPFQIQQRFDTGAIYLVQNAMQRVMREGTGRSVYSQLPQALTLAGKTGTTNDSRDSWFAGFSQDLLAVVWLGRDDNGKTPLTGATGALQVWTGFMKKADPLPLDMPLPDNVVLAWIDAGNGQGSAPGCPNAVQMPYIRGSEPVAGTACGQAPDDSVMDWVRGWLE